The Agromyces sp. LHK192 genome includes a window with the following:
- the metG gene encoding methionine--tRNA ligase, with the protein MADGSSFYITTPIFYVNDVPHIGHAYTEVAADVISRWHRQAGEDTWMLTGTDEHGQKILRTATANDVTPKEWADKLVAEAWKPLLETVDIANDDFIRTTDERHEQNVQKFLQHLFDEGHIYTGEYEGYYCVGCEEYKTDSQLVPGTGEFEGQLVCEIHSKPVELLNEKNYFFRMSAFADRLLALYEERPDFVQPESARNEVVSFVRSGLDDLSISRSTFDWGVKVPWDDSHVVYVWFDALLNYITAVGYGQDDAEFARRWPAQHIVGKDILRFHAVIWPAMLMAAGLEVPRGVFGHGWLLVGGEKMSKSKLTGIAPSQITDTFGSDAFRFYFLSAIGFGQDGSFSWEDLAARYQAELANGFGNLASRVVAMIARYCDGAVPTAATLTAADLEIQSIERRATERSWEAIGRLAVHEAIAAAWELVDALNGYLTSEEPWALAKDPAQRDRLETVLAVAYHGLGTLAVLLSPVLPKATAKLWTALGAPGTVQEQRIDRADEVRLGEQVSALEALFPRIEVAG; encoded by the coding sequence ATGGCCGACGGCTCCTCGTTCTACATCACCACGCCCATCTTCTACGTCAACGACGTGCCCCACATCGGGCACGCGTACACCGAGGTGGCCGCCGACGTCATCTCGCGGTGGCACCGGCAGGCGGGCGAGGACACGTGGATGCTCACCGGCACCGACGAGCACGGCCAGAAGATCCTGCGCACCGCGACCGCCAACGACGTGACGCCGAAGGAGTGGGCCGACAAGCTCGTCGCCGAGGCGTGGAAGCCGCTGCTCGAGACCGTCGACATCGCCAACGACGACTTCATCCGCACCACCGACGAGCGACACGAGCAGAACGTCCAGAAGTTCCTCCAGCACCTCTTCGACGAGGGGCACATCTACACGGGCGAGTACGAGGGCTACTACTGCGTCGGATGCGAGGAGTACAAGACCGACTCGCAGCTGGTGCCCGGCACGGGCGAGTTCGAGGGCCAGCTGGTCTGCGAGATCCATTCGAAGCCGGTCGAGCTGCTCAACGAGAAGAACTACTTCTTCCGCATGTCGGCGTTCGCCGACCGGCTGCTCGCCCTCTACGAGGAGCGCCCCGACTTCGTGCAGCCCGAGTCGGCCCGCAACGAGGTCGTCTCGTTCGTGCGCTCGGGTCTCGACGACCTCTCGATCTCGCGCTCGACGTTCGACTGGGGCGTGAAGGTCCCGTGGGACGACAGCCACGTCGTCTACGTCTGGTTCGACGCGCTGCTCAACTACATCACCGCCGTCGGCTATGGGCAGGACGACGCCGAGTTCGCGCGCCGCTGGCCCGCCCAGCACATCGTCGGCAAGGACATCCTGCGGTTCCACGCGGTGATCTGGCCGGCCATGCTGATGGCCGCGGGCCTCGAGGTGCCGCGCGGGGTCTTCGGGCACGGATGGCTCCTCGTCGGCGGCGAGAAGATGTCCAAGTCCAAGCTCACCGGCATCGCACCGTCGCAGATCACCGACACGTTCGGCTCGGACGCGTTCCGCTTCTACTTCCTCTCCGCGATCGGGTTCGGCCAGGACGGCTCGTTCTCGTGGGAGGACCTGGCGGCGCGCTACCAGGCCGAGCTCGCGAACGGGTTCGGCAACCTCGCGTCACGCGTCGTCGCGATGATCGCGCGCTACTGCGACGGCGCCGTGCCGACCGCCGCGACCCTGACCGCCGCCGACCTCGAGATCCAGTCGATCGAACGCCGTGCCACCGAGCGCTCATGGGAGGCGATCGGCCGCCTCGCCGTGCACGAGGCCATCGCGGCCGCCTGGGAGCTCGTCGACGCGCTCAACGGCTACCTCACGAGCGAGGAGCCGTGGGCGCTCGCCAAGGACCCGGCGCAGCGCGACCGACTCGAGACCGTGCTCGCCGTCGCGTACCACGGGCTCGGCACGCTCGCCGTGCTGCTGTCGCCGGTCCTGCCCAAGGCGACGGCGAAGCTGTGGACCGCGCTCGGCGCACCCGGCACCGTGCAGGAGCAGCGCATCGACCGGGCCGACGAGGTGCGACTCGGCGAGCAGGTCTCCGCGCTCGAGGCGCTGTTCCCGCGCATCGAGGTCGCCGGGTGA